A genomic stretch from Microplitis mediator isolate UGA2020A chromosome 10, iyMicMedi2.1, whole genome shotgun sequence includes:
- the LOC130676486 gene encoding uncharacterized protein DDB_G0283357 isoform X3, whose translation MVQVGEHPSKFTMKQDKLHQSKKALFQIAKVLWHLDIFRRSFRELSGHACMRESCIFCALKDLFSQLQFSQDSALPPDALRRALAESFLDQQRFQLGFMDDAAECFENILLRIHLHIASGEAEDMCSARHCVPHQKFAMTLVEQSVCGACGATSEPLPFTQMVHYVSASALTSQARQTLPAAKNSPDLFGQLLRKAGGMGDIRDCPSACGAKIQICRTLMNRPEIVSVGVVWDSERPSLEHIMDVFATVGTCLRLSDVFHSVVDSRWGASTVHNLVGVVTYYGKHYSTFFFHTKLKVWIYFDDATVKEIGPRWEQVVEKCRRGRYQPLLLLYATPGGTPVNTENAPKTVTPFPNTKGWKTSPQKNNARRSVTPSPEKPLISNTARRAITPNPDSPTHVYTQRRVYSDYQNLTDIQNNIFGIKDVDTVDGESESKYISRRAVENVMQHQKKQQMQLTRSLSAGSNPQDGLSIPDHLNVPRRRDSGNWSGDRNSASSSSSTTMDNPYLYIVNKMQRNSGVPKSPTSKSGELSSSSSGHYDAGYDSYSLSSTDSLPLQQGLKHNLQLAQIPEGYQPTLGDDCERLCKETDALLDKSRAAEDAGDLGTAVALCNAASSKARAAMDAPYNNPHTITIARMKHNTCVMRSRSLHRRILQEHAIANGGKEEAAPEGRHSRENSKSGQHSRQNSRDKGNHSRQNSREMLINTTPVIDKPAVKNIEIYATLPKKKTLRGKATAVNVIEDEEYMLYDKPTQRTGFFGRTKRCDDDKKEKKRARSEERNKNISKDFSIAPSKPSVSPKNTKQDKSKETSEVNKNLQNNNTAVTGDQKQGKKQHKIRRKLLMGGLIKRKNRSMPDLREGQDGQPIAAAKENTSNTLPKQSVDDSNVGLKANEVGQSLSGYLSEGHLEFTGNCNANPNLERSRLMRKSFHGSAGKALHVAKVPPPPPLRTTSQLSKSKCPEVRNEQDNINKSTYNTNNNNNNINNINNNNNNNNSNNNNDGQCAINSPQDQTTNAYWSHLNPANFNSTNQICRNSYDEYLSEPQSLPFLPSYNSETNNTTAVASNVSQQQQQNGVVKPRIQDDVVQYANGILYEPTFVVTRADIHNEQSPAKIQQSDTLPPYPDNINNVSHSRQPSEDFPPPPYPVIPSVTHSRQPSEDFPPPPSPLEIENTLLHQQQQQQQLQLQQLQHQQLQLQQLQQQQLQLEQLQQQQQQQQQHQSQQIQMQTRQQQSTEAQQISSLLAQLQSKRAQLLSAENNDDKKRNSMQEDEDKNASETWLRELQAKQAERKMKKQGPLDGQQDVPKSIARRTSDLMMNSIGQITTQPQGVDVTDCPRVVSSVKDMAARFEQIKLHPVPKTDSDSKSQLKFSSNSVSPSPTLGNSNEVQKIEEITNQLPLSSENLAAFTKFDNYTSVTSSAESTSSQSTFVAVPTDNSVGTQQNSGLNAAILSMSLTLPHETGLPIDYPEDDISEVAMQNTIQNTTILPIEEDLIVAKTKRRGGKKKSVSFCDQVVLVATAEDDEKDSYIPNPILERVLRSAINKPETAQVLREIRSLQEAEMNRDSNQVTKFQQQTLPLKSEADSTPSTTFQDQLRSVNPISPLTVDSNPRPTFTRQSSNEPSGNNTSASITQQQEPKKYTPYVGSDCHSDVVRDTYPPAVSSVQPKTSYSPQLQQQIRYTQNGLTYNQSSSALTGQGYTQIHPRNPAIPASQTQKPASPYTVQMHSQYPQANIQQQQQQQQQQQKIIGNNNNSTQKNGYPVYYHLEQQHNQMNIQMTAQQYQQNGTNRSPSVNSSPITVQHSQQFAYQANQSSNSYQQYATQNQYSNNSYQGYTLQNGAQQTRASPSIPQYQPPPNPASYQPQQSQQQQSQVSQLLPQQNLPQTQNQQVQSHHQHQLAQAFQQRAENYQRPPQKTDQQNVLAPNQMYTNSLQNGQIQSNIKYQNYQHPPAASAAAIKSLKQGPLMANGKSNSMGLIQTQNVMQKTMSTPAISRITLCHLCRKKQVTEPAMYCADCDFYMNRFRPKN comes from the exons ATGGTCCAAGTTGGAGAACATCCATCTAAGTTTACAATGAAACAGGATAAATTGCACCAGAGCAAAAAAGCTCTATTCCAAATCGCTaag GTATTATGGCACCTCGATATCTTTCGCCGGAGTTTTAGAGAACTGTCTGGTCATGCGTGTATGCGAGAATCTTGTATATTCTGTGCTCTCAag GACCTGTTTTCGCAGCTGCAGTTTTCGCAGGACAGCGCTTTACCGCCTGATGCCCTTCGCCGGGCCCTTGCCGAGAGTTTTCTCGACCAACAACGTTTCCAATTGGGTTTTATGGACGATGCAGCAGAATGTTTC gaaaatattttgttgCGAATCCATTTACATATTGCAAGTGGCGAAGCAGAAGATATGTGCAGTGCAAGACATTGTGTACCACATCAAAAATTTGCGATGACCCTAGTAGAACAGAGCGTATGTGGTGCTTGTGGTGCCACGTCTGAGCCGTTACCATTTACTCAG ATGGTTCATTATGTCTCTGCATCAGCATTGACTTCACAAGCACGGCAAACTTTACCAGCAGCTAAAAATAGTCCTGATTTATTTGGGCAACTTTTACGAAAAGCAGGCGGTATGGGAGATATCCGTGATTGTCCA AGTGCATGTGGTGCAAAGATACAGATATGCCGAACGTTGATGAACAGACCGGAGATTGTATCAGTGGGTGTGGTGTGGGACAGCGAAAGACCTTCACTTGAACACATCATGGACGTGTTCGCGACTGTCGGTACGTGCTTGCGACTCAGCGATGTTTTTCACAGCGTCGTTGATTCGCGATGGGGTGCATCTACTGTTCACAATCTCGTTGGGGTTGTCACGTACTACGGCAAGCACTACTCAACATTCTTCTTTCATACCAAGTTAAAG GTATGGATATACTTTGACGATGCAACGGTAAAAGAGATTGGACCAAGATGGGAGCAGGTAGTAGAGAAATGTAGACGCGGTCGTTATCAACCACTTTTATTACTGTATGCAACACCTGGTGGAACGCCAGTTAATACCGAAAATGCGCCTAAAACCGTGACACCATTTCCCAATACCAAAGGCTGGAAAACATcaccacaaaaaaataatgctaGACGTTCTGTCACACCGAGTCCTGAGAAACCTTTGATCAGTAATACTGCCAGACGAGCTATTACACCTAATCCTGACAGTCCAACTCATGTTTACACACAAAGAAGAGTATACAGTGATTATCAAAATCTCACTgatatacaaaataatatttttggaattaag gaCGTTGACACTGTTGACGGTGAAagtgagtcaaaatatataagtcGTCGTGCGGTAGAGAACGTGATGCAGCATCAAAAGAAGCAACAAATGCAATTAACACGTAGCTTAAGCGCTGGATCTAATCCACAAGATGGTTTAAGTATTCCGGATCACTTGAATGTACCGCGAAGACGTGATTCTGGAAACTGGTCTGGTGATCGTAATAGTGCATCTTCAAGTTCTTCAACGACAATGGATAATCCTTATTTATATATCGTAAATAAAATGCAAAGAAATTCGGGTGTACCTAAAAGTCCGACAAGTAAATCTGGAGAATTATCAAGTAGTAGCAGTGGCCATTATGACGCTGGCTATGATTCGTATTCACTTTCTTCAACAGACAGTCTTCCTCTTCAACAAGGTCTCAAACATAATTTACAA cttGCTCAAATACCTGAAGGTTATCAGCCAACACTTGGTGATGACTGTGAACGACTGTGCAAAGAGACTGATGCGCTACTAGATAAGTCACGCGCGGCAGAAGACGCCGGTGATTTAGGAACGGCTGTAGCACTATGCAATGCCGCGAGTAGTAAAGCGCGAGCTGCGATGGATGCGCCTTATAATAATCCTCATACAATTACTATTGCACGTATGAAACACAATACTTGTGTAATGAGATCGAGAAGCCTTCACAGGAGAATACTTCAAGAACACGCGATAGCTAACGGAGGAAAAGAAGAAGCTGCTCCTGAAGGAAGACATTCGAGGGAAAACAGTAAATCTGGACAGCATTCACGACAAAATTCACGTGATAAAGGTAATCATTCACGGCAAAATAGTCGtgaaatgttaataaatacaaCACCGGTAATAGATAAGCCAgcagttaaaaatattgaaatttatgcAACGTTACCCAAGAAAAAGACTTTGAGAGGTAAAGCTACGGCTGTAAATGTTATTGAAGACGAAGAGTACATGCTCTATGATAAACCAACTCAGAGAACGGGATTTTTTGGTCGAACAAAGCGATgcgatgatgataaaaaagaaaagaaacgTGCGAGGAGTGaagaacgaaataaaaatatatcaaaagaCTTTTCAATAGCGCCATCGAAACCTTCTGTTTCACCGAAAAATACTAAACAAGATAAGTCAAAAGAAACATCTgaagtaaacaaaaatttacaaaataataatactgcGGTGACTGGTGATCAGAAGCAGGGTAAAAAGCAGCACAAAATAAGAAGAAAATTATTGATGGGtggtttaattaaaagaaaaaatcgaaGTATGCCTGATTTGCGTGAAGGTCAAGATGGTCAGCCGATTGCTGCGGCTAAAGAAAACACTTCAAATACATTACCAAAACAATCTGTTGACGATTCAAATGTCGGTTTAAAGGCCAATGAAGTCGGTCAATCTTTAAGCGGTTACTTGTCGGAGGGCCACCTAGAGTTTACCGGCAATTGCAATGCCAATCCAAATTTAGAACGAAGTCGTCTGATGAGAAAAAGCTTCCACGGTAGCGCCGGCAAGGCGTTACACGTTGCGAAAGTGCCTCCGCCACCACCGCTCCGGACCACTTCTCAGCTTAGCAAGTCTAAGTGTCCTGAAGTGCGCAATGAGCAAGATAACATCAACAAGTCCACATATAAcaccaacaacaacaataataatatcaataatattaataataataataacaataataatagtaataataataatgatggaCAGTGTGCGATTAATTCTCCTCAGGATCAAACGACTAATGCTTACTGGAGTCATTTAAATCCAgctaattttaattcaaccaATCAAATTTGTCGCAATAGTTATGACGAATATTTATCTGAACCACAATCATTACCGTTTTTACCGTCTTATAATTCAGAAACAAATAACACGACGGCAGTGGCATCGAATGTAAGTcagcaacagcaacaaaaTGGTGTAGTAAAACCAAGAATTCAAGATGACGTTGTACAGTATGCGAATGGTATTTTGTATGAACCGACATTTGTTGTAACACGTGCTGATATTCACAATGAACAGAGTCCAGCAAAAATCCAACAATCAGATACACTTCCACCTTATCcagataatattaataatgtgtCACATTCACGACAACCGAGTGAAGATTTTCCACCTCCGCCGTATCCAGTGATACCATCAGTCACGCACTCACGTCAACCTAGTGAAGATTTTCCACCACCACCTTCACCtcttgaaattgaaaatactcTACTTCatcagcaacaacaacagcagcaattACAATTACAACAGTTGCAACATCAACAACTGCAATTACAGCAATTGCAACAGCAACAGTTACAACTGGAACAgttacaacaacaacaacaacaacaacaacaacatcaGTCTCAACAAATACAAATGCAAACACGTCAACAACAATCAACTGAGGCCCAACAAATAAGTAGTCTATTAGCCCAATTACAGAGTAAGAGAGCGCAACTTTTATCTGCggaaaataatgatgataaaaaaagaaattcaatGCAGGAGGATGAAGACAAAAATGCTAGTGAAACGTGGCTACGTGAATTACAAGCTAAACAAGCTGAAAGAAAAATGAAGAAACAGGGACCATTGGATGGACAGCAAGATGTACCTAAAAGCATTGCCAGACGGACAAGTGATTTGATGATGAACAGCATTGGACAAATAACCACTCAGCCACAAGGCGTTGATGTTACTGACTGTCCACGAGTCGTTTCTTCTGTTAAAGACATGGCCGCGAGATTCgagcaaataaaattacatccaGTACCTAAAACAGATTCTGATAGTAAAAGTCAACTTAAATTTTCATCTAATTCAGTGTCACCATCACCGACATTAGGAAACAGTAATGAAGTAcaaaaaatagaagaaattacTAACCAATTGCCATTGTCAAGTGAAAATCTTGCAGCTTTcacaaaatttgataattacacTAGTGTAACGTCAAGCGCTGAATCAACGTCGAGTCAAAGTACATTTGTTGCAGTACCAACAGATAATTCAGTAGGTACTCAACAAAATAGTGGTTTGAATGCTGCTATTTTATCAATGTCTCTGACGTTACCTCATGAGACTGGTCTTCCAATAGATTATCCAGAAGATGATATTAGTGAAGTAGCGATGCAGAATACTATTCAAAATACAACGATACTTCCTATTGAAGAGGATTTGATAGTTGCTAAAACAAAACGTCGTGGTGGTAAAAAGAAAAGTGTATCGTTTTGTGATCAAGTTGTTCTAGTAGCAACTGCTGAAGACGATGAAAAAGATTCGTACATTCCCAATCCAATTCTCGAGCGTGTCTTGAGATCAGCAATAAATAAACCTGAAACAGCTCAGGTTTTACGTGAAATACGAAGTTTACAAGAAGCTGAGATGAATCGTGACAGTAATCAAGTAACTAAATTTCAACAGCAAACGTTGCCATTGAAAAGCGAAGCTGATAGTACGCCATCGACAACATTCCAAGATCAATTAAGGAGTGTAAATCCAATATCACCGTTAACTGTCGATAGTAACCCACGACCGACTTTCACACGTCAAAGTTCCAATGAACCATCGGGTAATAACACCTCGGCCTCGATTACTCAACAACAAGAGCCCAAGAAGTACACTCCCTATGTTGGTAGTGACTGTCATAGTGATGTCGTACGTGATACTTATCCACCTGCTGTCTCTTCCGTACAACCTAAGACATCTTACTCGCCGCAACTTCAACAGCAGATAAGATACACGCAAAATGGTTTAACATACAATCAGTCTTCGTCTGCATTGACGGGTCAAGGTTACACTCAAATTCATCCACGTAATCCAGCGATACCGGCATCACAAACGCAGAAACCCGCGAGTCCTTATACAGTGCAGATGCATAGTCAGTATCCACAAGCTAATAttcaacaacagcaacaacaacagcagcagcaacaaaaaattattggtaataataacaacagtactCAAAAAAATGGGTACCCAGTGTACTATCATCTTGAACAACAACACAATCAGATGAATATTCAAATGACTGCTCAGCAATATCAACAGAATGGAACAAATCGCAGTCCAAGTGTAAACTCAAGTCCTATTACTGTACAACACTCTCAACAGTTTGCGTATCAAGCTAATCAGTCTTCAAATTCTTATCAGCAATATGCAACGCAAAATCAATATTCAAACAATAGTTATCAGGGTTATACGCTTCAAAACGGGGCTCAACAAACTAGAGCAAGTCCATCGATACCTCAGTACCAACCACCACCTAATCCAGCGTCTTATCAACCACAACAGTCACAGCAGCAACAGTCTCAAGTATCTCAGCTTCTTCCACAACAAAATTTACCACAGACACAAAACCAGCAGGTTCAGTCTCATCATCAACATCAGTTAGCTCAAGCATTCCAGCAGCGCGCTGAAAATTATCAACGACCACCACAAAAAACAGATCAGCAAAATGTTTTGGCGCCCAATCAAATGTATACAAATTCACTCCAAAATGGACAAATTCAAtctaatattaaatatcaaaactACCAGCATCCACCTGCTGCTTCTGCTGCTGCTATCAAATCACTTAAACAAGGGCCTCTTATGGCTAATGGTAAATCTAATTCAATGGGTTTAATTCAGACGCAAAATGTAATGCAAAAAACGATGTCTACGCCAGCTATATCGCGAATTACATTATGTCATCTTTGTCGAAAAAAACAAGTTACTGAACCAGCAATGTATTGCGCAGATTGTGATTTCTATATGAATAGATTTCGaccgaaaaattaa